The following proteins come from a genomic window of Anabrus simplex isolate iqAnaSimp1 chromosome 7, ASM4041472v1, whole genome shotgun sequence:
- the bic gene encoding transcription factor BTF3 homolog 4 — protein sequence MNQEKLKKLQAQVRIGGKGTPRRKKKVVHATAATDDKKLQSSLKKLSVNTIPGIEEVNMIKDDGTVIHFNNPKTQASLAANTFAITGLGENKQITELLPGILSQLGPEGLTQLKRLASVANSAGGKASIEEDDEVPELVENFDEASKEEVAVNIIADKDGKGKGEEKSKESAAGAEIKESVN from the coding sequence ATGAatcaagaaaaattgaaaaaacttCAAGCACAGGTTCGTATTGGAGGGAAGGGAACACCAAGAAGGAAGAAGAAGGTTGTTCATGCTACGGCGGCTACGGATGATAAAAAACTACAAAGTTCGCTAAAGAAACTTTCAGTTAATACTATCCCAGGTATAGAGGAAGTAAATATGATCAAGGATGATGGAACAGTTATCCATTTTAACAACCCTAAAACGCAAGCATCGTTAGCGGCTAATACTTTTGCCATCACTGGTCTTggagaaaacaaacaaataactgaGCTTTTGCCAGGAATCTTAAGTCAGTTGGGTCCAGAAGGCCTAACACAGTTGAAACGGCTCGCAAGTGTGGCTAATAGTGCTGGTGGAAAAGCGAGTATTGAAGAAGATGATGAAGTTCCGGAACTTGTTGAAAATTTTGATGAAGCTAGCAAGGAAGAAGTTGCTGTCAACATAATTGCTGATAAGGATGGAAAAGGGAAAGGTGAAGAAAAGTCAAAGGAGTCTGCAGCAGGTGCAGAAATTAAGGAGTCTGTTAATTAA